Part of the Canis aureus isolate CA01 chromosome 3, VMU_Caureus_v.1.0, whole genome shotgun sequence genome, ggagaagcagactttctgctgagcagggagcctaacatggggcttgatcccaggaccctgagtcatgaccagagtcaaaggcagatgcttaaacaactaagctacccaggggcccctcacaACATGTGGACTTGATTCGATTGTGGTTGAAACCAGCTATctaaagaaaaaggagacaagaaGAAAGTCGAACGCTggatatttgatgatattaaggaAATACATTAGATATTTTAGGTGTGATAACAGTATTGTGGTTATGcttttgaaaagtcttttttatagattatttatgTGTAATATAGATTTCAGATGCCTggtatttgcttcaaaataatacatGGGGAGGTATGTGGATAGTGATGTAGAAACAAGATTGGTCATGAGTTAAAAGTTATTGGGACCAGGCACTGAGTTCATGGAGCTTCCTTCtatacaatttgtttttaagggtgcaattttgttttcaagaatAGGATTTTCTTCCATACACTCTATTTTAGATGACCTTGGTTATGGTTTCTTAACCTGGGTTCTTGGGTTCAATGAATTTCAGAGAATCACGAAGATTATTAAATCAGATCTAGGTAAGGATGGAGCATGAAGTGATCCACCAAGAAACAAGGATTGAGTTGAACACAAGATACGACTTGAAATATGACAGGAGATAGACCCTTcaagttgctattttttttaacattttatttttcatgagagacagagagagagagagagagagaagaagagaaagagtgagagaggcaaagacataggcagagggggaagcaggctccatgcagggagcctgatgtgggacttgatcctgtgactccagggtcacgccctgagccacccaggcgtccctcaagttCCTATCGATTAAAGGTTTTCAAAGGTCAAACTTTAACATAAAGGATAACAAGAAAATAATTGGGGGTGGAGGAGAAAGGAGCATGTTGAATGGTCAAAGTAGTAGGTAAGAAAAAATGACTGTGCTCTTGTTTCTAAGACAGATTGGCGAGATTTGATGTCCAAGAAAAAGTCATGCAAGGTATAAGATGACCAAACTAGAACAAAGGATATTGGCtcatgaggaaagaaaagaacgaGCGGCATTCGTGTTGATACTGGAGACCTAGGGGTAGGGTCATTCAAATCTTTACAACCTACTTTCTGCCACCTtgcttattcctttttctttcccccaacaAATCCAAAGTGACTCAGAAGTCACTGGAAGGCCCCTGAGACTAAAGGGAAAAGTGTTCGGAGAAAAAGGATTAAATATTATCCCGTCTCTCTTGTAGAATCTtggatttaagaaataatataaatgtgtcaggggatccctgggtggctcagcggtttagcccctgccgttggcccagggcaggatcctggagacccgggatcgagtcccacatcgggctccctgcatggagcctgcttctccctctgcctgtgtctctgcctctctctgtctatcatgaataaataaataaaatctttttttttaaagaaataatacaaatgtgTCAACCAGCAGCTCCTTGTGTGAAGTGGGATAGAGAACGCGCTGACCCGCAGGACACAGGTCATGTTGCAGGGCAGTGACTAGAATGTCGGTCCGTGGGGACCCCTACGAATTTTCTAGGTCTCAACCTCAGCAATTCCCAAAGCGGGTAcatgtaacaaaacaaaataaaaaatgtttttaaagaataaggcTATGGGAAGGGAGCAGGCAGGTGCATTCTGGAGGAAGGCCGCGAGTGCTTCCAGCAGGGAGGTCGGCGCAGCTGCAGCAAGGACGCAGGGGCCTCGGTGGGGACGGGAGACGGTCACGGTCGGAGAGCCTGGACACGGGCCACGGAAGGGGCGCGATGCGCGTCCGTGCTTTTCAAGGAAGCTGCGTGGGTCGGACCCCAGGCCGACCTGCTGCAGACGCGGGTCCCCGGGGCGGCTTCCGAGCTCCGGGAGCTTCGCGCCCCCCGCAGCCGCCCGGAGCAGGGAAGCGCGGAAGCGCAGTCCGCGCAGGTGGCCTGAACGTGGGGCCGCCCCTCCGCAGACCCAGCCAGCGGGTCGCTAACGGAGCTAGGGACGCCGCCTCAAGTCCCCGGGCTTCCTCCCGCCCCAGGGCGAAGGCCCGGGGAGGACGGGCACCAATCAGAACGTCGGCGGGGCAGACGCTCACCCTCGGAGCCAATAGgagagctggggggcggggccgagggcgctggggggcggggccgagggcgcCGGTTCGCTCTTCGGGTTCAAACCGCGGCTGCGGCGGTGGGCGGTGGGCGGTGGCCTGCGGCCTGGGCGCGGGGCGGGCTGTGCGCCTGCGCGAGCTGCGGGCTAACGGAAGCCTGCGGAGCTGCGCTGCCGGGCGGCGGGACGCGGGACGCGGGGCGGCGAGCGGCCCTCGGCGGGGCGGGTAAGCCGGCGGAGGCCGGGGCGGGCgcacggggcggggggccgcGAGCATCCGAGGCCGGCGCGCCGGCCAGGTGGGCGCTCGGGGGCTTGGAGGTGCGGAGACCGGACCCTTCCCAGCCCCGGTGACGCCCTTGGTGAACTTGTGGCCGCAGCCTGGCGTGCAGCCCTCTCCCTGGGCGGCTAGGAGGCCGTGGGGAATCCAAGGGCCCTATAGTCCTACCCgcaggaggaaaaaacaaaaacaaaacaaaacaaaaaacactttttttttccttattataaatacagtctttttttttttttttttagaattaatccAAGAAGTACGaacctatagagaacaaaagcaagaaaatactAGCTATTCCATCGGcctcaaataactttttttatttttatttctttgaagatttaatgtatttaaattaaacgagaggcagagacacaggtggagggagaagcaggctccctgcgggcccagatcccaggaccctggggtcacgaccagagcccgaggcagatgctcaaccactgagccacccgggtgcccctgtcagataaccatttaaaaaaagcaaccccccataaataaataaataaataaataaataaattaattaaaatttaaaaagcagcccACTTCATATTTGGGTTTCCTTCAGATGTATTCATtaggaatatatatttacatgattttgctcagaaaatatttttatgtaattgtaTATTTCAGATATAATAAGGCATTCGCTTAAAAAAGCAGATTATGCCTTAGAATTTTGTCTGTCAAATATAGGTCTACgttatttttaatgacttcatGGTATTTCTTGCAATTGTTGCCCCGTGTGATCTATTATTTAACCAATCCCCTAATGGTGGACacttgtttttccagttttttcatcataaaaaataGCATGATGgttacatgtatgtatacacatttgCATCCTTGTTCAGTTTATCTCTCCTCAGACTAATTCTTGGAAGTGGGTTATGGCTTAGAAATTGTGATACAGTTTACATTGTGATTCATAATGCTGAACTGCCCTCTAGAAAAATTGAGATCCAAAGTTTTACCCACCCACTGTAAACACAGTTAAACACGCAGTAAGAGTGTTTATCTTCCACCTTCTAATAACATatcaaatgttattattttaataaatcttctagggatccctgggtggcgcagcggtttggcgcctgcctttggcccagggcgcgatcctggagacctgggatcgaatcccacgtcgggctcccgatgcatggagcctgcttctccctctgcctgtgtctctgcctctctctctctctctctctctctctctgtgactatcataaataaataaaaattaaaaaaaaagaaaaaataaatcttctaatTGGCACTAGGTGCTGAAAAATCTTACCAACCTAAAAGGAtatcttaatgtttttatttgtgttattaATGAGATTAAACATCTTTTTCTATgagtattattatttctttggtaAGCCATCTGTCTTTCCCCTTTTCTGATGTACCTTTTAATAGCTTTTTAGAAGAATTTGAATTAAGTGATTTTGAACCTGTTAAAAGTGTTTCCCCCAGTTGGTTGTCTCTTTGGATTATGGTTGTCTTTTGTCAGTGTTTTGTTGTGACATTGTGGTTCTTAAAGCTGCGTGCTTACCTCCTCAGAGGTAGAGGAATCTGTTGTGACTCTACCGTAGCCCCCCTGTAACGGTTAGAAGCCAAACACCCTCAAAACCCTTTCACTTGCAACTACTAAGCCTGGGACACTGAGTTGCTCAAAAGTTTTGGAAAGAAGGTACTATTGGGTATTTTGGTCAATACTATCAGAATCTGCAAAATATAAGCTGCTCTAGCTTCTATGTGAAAGTTTCGCCCTAAGTAAAGGGGTTTttatattaaaaggaaagaatttacAGTTACCTATGGGCCTTTacttaagtttatattttatttacaaataaccATCTTCATACATTCTAGAAAAAGAATGGGAGTATGCTGTAATTTAAATGCAAAGAAGACAACAGGTTAATCACTGTGTAGTATAGTACATATGCTGTAAAGAAATCTCTGGGTTTTCATGTTGGAGATCCTCCTAACCCAAAGAGTCCTGTTCCATTTATTTccctgcttttatatttttagtaggtAGTTTTGTATTCCATGAATATTGAATTAAATGGTCTAGTACTTCTCACAAAacaccattttatttatatatatttatgtataatgttacatatatattaaatgttatatattcatatataatgtgtataatctcatttaaacTTCATCACCTATTGGAATAATTTCTCAAATTTTGCCAATGAAGAAACTAAGATCTACTTTTCTTCTAATGTTTATTTAGTCCCTACCTTGAGTCAGAGACTgaaatttataacaaatattacTTCAGATAACTTACATAGTTTTGCAGAATTGCAGTTTGGGATTCATCATTGCTTCATCTATGATAATTGTCCTGAGTTTATCTATGGCAACTACCAAAAAATAGTATCACAAAATGCTTACTCTACTATATATGATAGTATAATCTAGTTAACCTTCAAAGGATTTTACTTAAGATCTAAGACTGTTATCCTGACTCCTTTGCTTCTATAGAATTGCCCAAACATGGCTTTTCAGTTAGTGTTTTTTTGTCCTGTATATCATTTCTttagagttgatttttttaaaattgtgatttcATAAACTCTGTTCTTTTCCAGGTTTTTCTTTAACTTGAAAACTAATGCGAGTGGAGGTACACTGAAATAAGGtaagaagttgaaaaaaattgaatgcttCGGTTTGTCCTTACATGTGAAAGTGAGGATACTATACTCAGTGATTACACTCAAAACAAAAGGATCCTTACATCAAATTTAGAGGAGAAagtaacattttaagaatattcagGCAGTATGAAATGTTGAAAAATCAGGTTCCAAAGATCAATGACAGGACTCAAAATCCAGAtgaccaggggatccctgagtggctcagcgggtttggcacctgccttcagcccagggcatggtcctggagtcctgggatcaagtcccacatcaggctccctgcatagagcctgcttctccctctgcctgtgtctctgcacctctcgctctctctctgtgtctctcatgaatggataaataaaatctttaaaaaaaaaaatacagatgaccTGGGTTGTGCAATTGGCTATTAAGAATAAACCTTAGTTGTTTTGTACCActgttttcctatttctaaaatgAGGACCTTGTCCAGTTCCTACTCTGTTAGAATGTGAAAGCTATTGTGTATTTTCTTCAGTACTGCAATGTCACTTCACTTTTCTTATACTGTTTTACATCCTAAACCTGGAACTTCTTAGGTAAAGTCTTGTTTCTGTGCCACATGCTGCTAAGCTTCTATAGCACTTACACAAGATCAGTTTACTCTTTATATATTAACATTGTTTGTAATTGCTCCATATGTTGTCTTAGCTAGCAGCTTGAGGATATACACCATATTTGTATCCCAGGGGTTTGGAGCCTAAGTAGAAACAAAACTATTTGTTGATTGGTAAGTAAAACTTTGGATCTCAAACATATAGTATAATTGTTTCATAAATGTACAGAAGTATTACACTCTGTAGTGATGAAGATTGTTATTGAGGCAGAAGGTCTGAGTTcatttggtatttattattttaattactataaaagctaatatctcatttatttttttttataaatttttttttaaaatttatttatgatagtcacacagagagagagagagaggcagagacacaggcagagggagaagcaggctgcatgcaccgggagcccgatgtgggattcgatcccgggtctccaggatcgcgccctggaccaaaggcaggcgccaaaccgctgcgccacccagggatccctaatatctcatttaaaagaactttgaattcttttgaataaatagtGGTGTTACGTAATAATATTTTGAGGGTTACTTATAATCTTTGAGAACACAGCCCCACCTCATTTTCCTGTCCTTTGTGTCTCAGATGTGCTTCAGTCTGAAACCTAGGTATTACCCTGAAAGCCTCCCTACTTTTGAACCTCACCATAAAACCCTGTTGCTGCTCTTTTCTTGATTTCAAATTCATCTTCTTTCCATCCCCCTTACTACAAATCTAGTCTAAGCCGTCATCATTTAATTCCTTGGTTACTCTGACAGCCTCCTAACTGGCCCCACTGTCTTGCCCTATTCCAATCCACACCAAACCCAGAGCAATCCCAGAGCAGTATTTTTGCTACACGATCCTggcttcccctccctgccctgcccccagtggtttctcaaaataaaatcttaggaaggCCTTCAGGAATCTACAAACATGACCCTTGCTTCCTTTTCTAAACTAGGCTCTTGTCAGGGTCAAGCCATATTCCTTTATTTACAATTATCTGCATTCAAATGCTGCTAAATCTCTAATGCTGTATACAAACTGTATCTTCTGCCTTGGACAcactaaaatgttatttctttatcCCCTCTTTAACTAGCTCCCACTTGTTCTACAAGATTTAGCTTGGAAACCTCCTCTTTGTAAGTGCTTTCCTTAAACCACTACATCAGGAGGTTGTAAACTCCTATGTTTAAGCCTATTCTTATATGGCTCATGAATAAAGCTAAGAATGctttttacatatgtaaaagGTTGTGAAGAAaatgatgggggcacctgggtgggcttagtcctttaagtgtctgccttcggcctagatcatgatctcagtctcAGAATCTTGGGATCAAGGTCCACatcaggtccctgctcagcagggagtctgcttctccttctccctctgtccctcccccctgctcatgtgctctttcttaaataaatcttaaaaaaaaaaaaaaaaaaggaagagaaagatgactGTGCAACCGAGACCACTTGTGGCTCACAGCACTAGACTGATAAGCTTTGTAAGAGATGCTGTGCTTTTATTCAGGTAGGTCATTTTCAGGTAGTATCATGCCTTGCATAAACCAATGTaccagatatttaactgactaaatttcttatttttaatttctctcttaaaaaaataatacactgagggacgcctgggtggttcagtggttgagtgcctgccttcggcccagggcgtgatcctggagtcctgggatccagtcccacatcgggctccctgcttctccctctgcctgtgtctctctgtctgtctctcatgaataagtaaataaaatctttaaaaataataaaccaaggCAAAGTTCTTTATAAGAATTCAGATGAGTAGTGAAtatctcatttgctttttaaaaagacagcatAACAAATTAGACACTTGCATGATCAGGCTTTAATTTGAACACAAGGCACATGTATATGTAAACAACTCTCCATTTCACAATTGCTTTTTGCTTCTTCCATCTCGTAATCCTTTTGGGGAGGAATGAGAATGTTTGAACTCTTATTTAAGCTGGAACTTCCTTTATAGGGCTTAATGGTCTTTGGGTTTTGGGGGGacttttggttttttgggtttttttgtttttttgttttttttttttctttttcaagaactGATCATCTGAATTTTAGGATTTCTTGAAGTACatattatcttatattttttttctatacccCTACCACTAGCTAGTTGGTTCCCTTCTAGATCCTGTTATGGTTAACTGATGCTTCTAATTTCTGTATCAACACAGACTCTCTTTGTTGGTTTCTCCAAAAGAGTATTTTCTTCCTCCATTGTATCATTACAGTCCCTTTTGGTTTTTGACCCTTCCTCATGAAATGAAAGTGGGTGCTCGATGCGTCCTCTACGTACAAAATGCTGGATCCGGGATTCTAATCCTTCGCATTTAGGACGATCCATTAGGGGTTTATATGTGCGCATTTTCACTCCTTCTACAAAGGCACTGGTCTGCTTTATGACAGAAGGCTTAACATTTCTCCATTCTGTTACTCCATCCATCTTTGGTCCTATAATATATACAATCAAATATTACTTCACTACAGTAGAATCACCTCCAAACTTTATATAAATCTACCTCCCCCATACTCTCTATAGCTTTGATTCTAGTAAATAATTGTATCCTAGGATTTTCCTGTCATACCTGTCCCACAGGGCACTGCAACAGAGTCCAGTCCTTGTAGCATGCTATACAACATGTGAGTTTTAACAGCATGATTAGCCCATAGTTGTTGTAGATGAGTGACATTGAACTCCTGAACCTCCCGGTCATAAATCCACTTGACATTTTCAAACTTACAGTCATACAAGACTAGAGGAAATTCTACGGCCAtactagagagaaaaagagatgagaaacagagTATGAAAATACACAGCAGCCATCCAACAGTTTTTTAGGAACAAGGTCAGGGGGTAGTTGGGTTAAAAGGAGGGGAAAACTTTGTCAGTATTGGGtaacagataagaaaataaaaaactgatcCCTAACCTTGAACAACTttataattaaaagaagaaaaacaaaaactatggaTCAGCTAGTTAAACTTGATCTATATCAGGCTAAATTTTAAGGGTAACAGGTCACCCAAAAGTGAGATGACTTGCCTCAACCATAatgctataaaattattttttacatttttccaaaCTTGTTAATTTTGCATGATATGAAGTAAAAACTAGATTTTACTGCTTAGGAATGAATTGTTGGTTTATCTGACCTCAGCCTGCTCTCAAAAGAAAAGTCTATTCTTCCCATCTTTCCTACCATTTCAGACActgaaaattaggaaaaattcaAAGTATGATAGTTATGACTACTCGGTAATATAAAGCAAGGAAGATTTAATAGTTTGAATGCTTACTTTTAAACTTCACCAGAACTTAACAATAATACCTCTCAACATAAattcatggggaaaaaatgaatgttattttattaagGGGCCTGGTCCAAACACCTGTTTCTTACTAATGAGACAGAACAATGAGACAAGAAAAAGGTAGCCCTCCTTCATGTTCATAGCATTCTACAAGTTAGAGTAAATGCTTCATGAAGACAAAATAAGTGACCTAGTTAATTAGACAATTGTTGGAGAGGAAGATATGTTAACCTTTAATTAaagtatttaattaaaaacaacgTAAAGGCAACAGTcactttggggttttttggttgtttttaactTACCTGTACTGAGGTTTCTGGGGGTTTTTCTCTATGTTCAGCAGCTCATCAATAATCTCTGGCTTCTCCATTCCTTGGCCAATCAGAAAAAGGATAGCCATCATACAGCGGACTTGATGGTAAAGGAATGCCTGGCCAACCACTTCAAACTGACATAACTGGAAAGGTTCTTGCCATTGCTCTTTATCCAGGCTCTGGCCCACTAGCTCTACTTGAGCAAATAGAACTGTCCTCTGAAAATTAATCACTCCGTTGGCTACATCCATTTTACATAAGTTCCTAAAATCATGTGTGCCAACATACTTCTGAGCTGCGTAGTTCATGGTTATAATGTCTAAATCAGCACGAGGGAAAAAATAGCGGTAAGTCCGCTCTAGACAGCTGAACCTAGCACTGAAGCTAGGTTCCACAGGAGCCCAGGCCAGTACACGGATGTCTGGAGGGAGCACCCGATTGAGAATGTGGGTATAGCGAATCTCTTTAGCAACATCGTTGACTTCATTCTTTAAATTAGAATCCTCCGAAGTGCTGCCCTCCGGAAAGTGAGAACGGAGGTCAAGAGAAATCACctgtggaattaaagaaagaagTTTGGAGACACAATCGGAATTCTTAGCATGTGCATATATTGGTATCGCTTGCTTTGAGAAACTGTATAGTGTATAGTGGCCCTTACCTGTCCAAAGGCACTAACTCCTTTGTCTGTTCGCCCACACCGGTGGTAGTTGGAGGTCTGTCTGCTTTCTACTAGTCGAGTCTTGGTTAGAGCATCAAACAGTTTCTCTTCGATTGTATTGTTTGTGTTTTCCTGACTGGCAAAGCCCTGGTATCCCCAGCCCAGATAGGCTATCTTTAGGGCTACATGTCTTCGGCCATGAGCACTGAAATCAAATGCACGCTTAGCTTTTCTGGCTCCTAAAGAATTTTCTCTGGCGTTTGAGTCTTTGTTGTTGGCCTgttcttttttaagtctttgtaCCTCCTCTTCCAGTTCTTGTACTCTCTTCAGGAGTTTCTCAATTTGGAGTCTATCTGTGTCATTTTCAGCCATGATAAGACAACCAACCCCAGGAATAAAGGAATCATATAGGTCCACTCTATCTGAAAAGAGACTAAAAGGATACAACAATTTCAATGCAGATTACTTTGGTTGATGTCAGTATCATTCCATTATGTGCAAATAGTACCTAAGATTTAATTTAATGCCTAAAAGATATATTTTGCTTCCATTCAGGGAGACAAGCATTAGCTTCATTGCTACAGGTTGCTCATTCACAAATATTCTTCTTTTCCATCCTGTCTGGCCAGTTCACagtcagaaaggaaaggaacatcAAGAAATAGCATTGTTAAAATTCAGTCAGAATTTAGGGGAAATGTCTATAGatcccatttttctcttctttattagCTAAGATGATTTAAGGACTGATTactgttatttcttccttaaagcATTTCCTTTTGACTATTACGCTTGTCCAATCTTTTGAATCATAAAATCTGTTCATATGGAATATATATGTCTGCTCCTCTGCTTTTTCAACATGTCAGATAAAATCAGTGGCTTGTTTGTCCTAACATCTAACAGTTCTGTCTTAAAGGTGGTACAGTAGAGGCTGGCCTGATTGATGAAACTTGCCAATGACTGTATTTCATATTGGAAATAGAGCCTGAAGTCCAGACTTTCCCACTCTAAGTAGTTTTGATGGCAGAAAAAAGGTAATTAAGCATCATGGTccttttttaaagtcaaatttatGTTCTGTACCTCTAGC contains:
- the PUS3 gene encoding tRNA pseudouridine(38/39) synthase isoform X1, producing MRLWARPRARARARRKMRASCLAKSCVVGHGKMSNMTQKGLNNKPKITSYLFSDRVDLYDSFIPGVGCLIMAENDTDRLQIEKLLKRVQELEEEVQRLKKEQANNKDSNARENSLGARKAKRAFDFSAHGRRHVALKIAYLGWGYQGFASQENTNNTIEEKLFDALTKTRLVESRQTSNYHRCGRTDKGVSAFGQVISLDLRSHFPEGSTSEDSNLKNEVNDVAKEIRYTHILNRVLPPDIRVLAWAPVEPSFSARFSCLERTYRYFFPRADLDIITMNYAAQKYVGTHDFRNLCKMDVANGVINFQRTVLFAQVELVGQSLDKEQWQEPFQLCQFEVVGQAFLYHQVRCMMAILFLIGQGMEKPEIIDELLNIEKNPQKPQYSMAVEFPLVLYDCKFENVKWIYDREVQEFNVTHLQQLWANHAVKTHMLYSMLQGLDSVAVPCGTGPKMDGVTEWRNVKPSVIKQTSAFVEGVKMRTYKPLMDRPKCEGLESRIQHFVRRGRIEHPLSFHEEGSKTKRDCNDTMEEENTLLEKPTKRVCVDTEIRSIS
- the PUS3 gene encoding tRNA pseudouridine(38/39) synthase isoform X2, whose product is MAENDTDRLQIEKLLKRVQELEEEVQRLKKEQANNKDSNARENSLGARKAKRAFDFSAHGRRHVALKIAYLGWGYQGFASQENTNNTIEEKLFDALTKTRLVESRQTSNYHRCGRTDKGVSAFGQVISLDLRSHFPEGSTSEDSNLKNEVNDVAKEIRYTHILNRVLPPDIRVLAWAPVEPSFSARFSCLERTYRYFFPRADLDIITMNYAAQKYVGTHDFRNLCKMDVANGVINFQRTVLFAQVELVGQSLDKEQWQEPFQLCQFEVVGQAFLYHQVRCMMAILFLIGQGMEKPEIIDELLNIEKNPQKPQYSMAVEFPLVLYDCKFENVKWIYDREVQEFNVTHLQQLWANHAVKTHMLYSMLQGLDSVAVPCGTGPKMDGVTEWRNVKPSVIKQTSAFVEGVKMRTYKPLMDRPKCEGLESRIQHFVRRGRIEHPLSFHEEGSKTKRDCNDTMEEENTLLEKPTKRVCVDTEIRSIS